GATGGAACGCGCGAATCGCCCCACCATGAGAGTCATCAGCCGCATGAGGGCGACGGCGAAACGCAGCTCCGTGACGGCGTCGTCCATGGCCCGCAGGCGAGCCGGCAGCCTGCCCAGCTCCGCGTCCGCAACGCCGATCAGTTCGCTGATCTGCCCGGCCAGCGACCGGACCCGGTCGCCTCCCGCCGTGTCCTGGGAGACCAGCCGACCGATGCGCACCGCCCGACGCTGAGCGGCCGAAGCGGCGCCACGGGCGGACTCCATGGCGGAAATGAGCCGCATGTACTCGTCGAGCTCGTAGACCAGCGTGTTGGTCTCCTTCTCAATCAGCGCCACCGCGGCTAGCAGACGCGCAACCGGCCCCTGCATTCCGGGCAGCGCCGCGGGCACGCGCACACCGGCCCCAACCAGGGCCGAGACCTCGCGGGGCAGCATGACCTGTGTCATCTCATGTAGGGACTCGAATCCGAGTCCCCCCAGCTCCTTGGCCAGCTCGACGGCGCCGCGCTCACCTACCTCACGGCGGGAGGCCGCATGCGCGGCGAGCTCGCGCTCAGTTGCGCGTACCCTGCGATAGGCCTCCTCCACAGGGTTGCGCGTCGCGGTGTCCATCGGCTTGATCCGCACCGAGAGGTACCCCTCACGCAGGGGCACGATCGTGGCGAACACCCGGTAGTCCAGTCCGTCCAGCGCCCGGTTGGTGACATAGGCGCACACGGGCCTGCCGGCCTCAAGATCGACCCACATGAGCCGGAAGAGACCTGCGGGCATGTCCAAATGGCGGATGATGTTGTGGGGGGCACCAATGAGACGGTCACGCGAGTAGCGGGAAAGGTGGTCAAAGGTGCGGTTGGTGTTCTGGATGACACCCCGGCGGTCGGTGGTCGAGAAAAAGATGTCCTCCGGATCGAACAGCCTCTCATAGCCGATCTGCGATTCCATCAGGTCCCCTTTCTTCGCACGCGACCGACATGCTTCCGGCCGTCACGAACCGGCACGCCAATCGACCATCGACTGTTC
This genomic stretch from Actinomyces qiguomingii harbors:
- a CDS encoding diguanylate cyclase; the protein is MESQIGYERLFDPEDIFFSTTDRRGVIQNTNRTFDHLSRYSRDRLIGAPHNIIRHLDMPAGLFRLMWVDLEAGRPVCAYVTNRALDGLDYRVFATIVPLREGYLSVRIKPMDTATRNPVEEAYRRVRATERELAAHAASRREVGERGAVELAKELGGLGFESLHEMTQVMLPREVSALVGAGVRVPAALPGMQGPVARLLAAVALIEKETNTLVYELDEYMRLISAMESARGAASAAQRRAVRIGRLVSQDTAGGDRVRSLAGQISELIGVADAELGRLPARLRAMDDAVTELRFAVALMRLMTLMVGRFARSILDGSEEEPVRSLRDLHEGLESGFAGLAPVLRSVGVQARELDDALHTVTSSLDRATRRLGRWVDAHRGGFSGSGVVNEVASFMSQGFPEVGGLAQLAAECRGLNLTYDEAETQKCLAAVRTALTELS